ACCGGCAGGTGCTGCCCGGCGCGCTCTTCGGCGCGGTGGGCTTCGAGGCGCTGAAGCTGGTCGGCAGCCTGTACCTGGCGGTCATCGGGGGCAACGTGACCGCCTCGACGTTCGGCGGCCTCGTCGGCCTGATCGTGTGGATCAACGTGGTGTGCCGGTTCTGGTTCTTCACCGCGTGCTGGACGGCGACGCTGCCGGCCATCGAGCAGGCGCAGGCCCCCGTCCCGGACGGGCCGCCGGCGCCGACGCCGCTGCCGGAGGTGGCCCGGGTCGACGAGCGGGCGGCGGGTCCGGCGCCGGGCCGGCTCGCCCTCGCCCTGCTCGGCGCCGGTGCGCTCGCCGGGGTGGCTGCCGGCCGGCTGCTGCCCCGGCTCACCGGCCGCCGGGGGGACCGGGGGAGGGCTCGTGCGGTGCCACCCGGCGCACCGCCCGGCGCCGGCCGAGGACCGTGGCCGCCACGATGACCAGCGCGCCGGCCGCCAGCCCGGCGGGCACGAGGGGGGCCGTGTCCGTGGTGGAGCCGGCAGCTGCCACCGGGCTGTCCGGGGCGGCCGCGGTCACGGCGGGGGCGGCCGCCTGCGCCGCCGTCTTCTCCGCCGCCATCTGCTCGGCGGTCTCCGCGGCCGCCAGCTGCGCGGCGACCTCGCCGGGCTCCACCAGCCGGCCGACGGCCTCGGCACCGGCGGGGACGGCGAAGCCCCAGTCCAGCAGCCGCCGGGCCTGCTCGAGCTCGTGCACCGGGCGGCGTTCGGCCTGCATGACGCTGACCACGAGGCGCCGGCCGTCGCGCTCGGCGGCCACCACGAAGGTGTGCCGGGCCGCGTCGGTGAACCCGGTCTTCCCGGCGAGCGTGCCCGGGTAGCTGCTCAGCAGGGTGTTCTGGTTCTGGATCTGGTAGCCCTCGTAGGCGCCGACGGTCGGCATCTGCGCCGTGCGGGTCTGCAGCACGTCCAGGCTGTAGGGGTCGGTGACCAGCTGGCGCAGGACCAGCGCCAGGTCGTAGGGCGAGGAGGACTGCCCGGCGACGTCGAGCCCGGAGGGGGTGCCGGCCACGGTGTCGTAGGCGCCCAGCTGCGCGGCGGTCTCGTTCATCGCGGCGAGGGTCGGGCCCACCCCGCCGGCGGCGCGGGCGAGGGCGTTGGCCACGTCGTTGCCCGACTGCATGACCAGCGCGCGGAAGAGCAGGTCGACGGGGTACTGACCGCCGCGCACCAGGCCCACCCGGCTGCCCTCGACCGCCTCGTCCTCGACGGTGCCCTCGACGACCAGGGCGGGGTCCAGGACCGGCGCCAGGGTGAGCAGCGTCAGCGCCTTGAGCGTGCTGGCCGGGTAGTAGCGGCCGTGCGGGTCGCGGGCCCCCAGCACCGCGCCGGTGCCGGCGTCGGCGACCAGCCAGCCGTGCGCGTCGATGCCCTCGGGGAGCGGTGGGGCACCGGCCGCGGTCACCACGCCGCGGGTGTCCAGCCGCTCGCCGCCGACCGTGCTGCCGTCCGGCGCGCTGCCCTGCGGCGGCCCGTCCGGGTGCGGGGCGGTGGGGGTCGGCGCCGACGGGTCGACGGTCGGCCGGGGGCTCTCGGCCAGGGCCGGGCCGGCCGGGGTCAGCAGCACCCCGGCCACCACCAGCCCGGCGACCAGCCGGCGCAGCAGCAGGGGTCGGCGCATGCCCGACGTTAACCCGCGGGGGCCCCGCGACCGGGGAGACGGTGGGCCGACGGTGTGCCCCGGACGGCCCCGTCGTGTGTGCCGGGTGTTGCCCGTTGGCAACGATCGGGTCTCTATCCGTTCGCCCGGGGGTCTCCGGTGGCCGAGCCGCGGTTAGCGTGCGCACGTCGCCGCTGGACCGCCTCGTACGCCCGAGCACCGCCTCGTACGCGTGAGCCGGCCGGCGGAGCAGGCCTGGAACACACCGCACCGGGGCCCGGCCGACCGCTGGTCGGCGGAGCCCTCTGAGAGAGGAGACCGTCTTGCGCCGAGTGCGTGGGATGAAGGCCGCAGCACTGCTGCTGGCCGGCAGCATGGCCCTGGCGGCCTGCGCCAGCGACGAGACCGACGCCGGTTCCGGCAGCGGTTCCGGTGACGGCGGCAGCGCCGCCGGCGAGGAGCTGATGGTCGGGCTCGCCTACGACACCGGCGGTCGCGGCGACAAGTCGTTCAACGACTCGGCCTACGCCGGCGTCGAGGCCGCGATCGAGGAGCTCGGCGGCGAGGTGCAGGAGCTCTCGCCCAACGACGACGGCTCCGACCGCGCCGAGCTGCTCACCCAGCTGGCCGAGCAGGGCTACGACCCGGTCATCGGGGTCGGCTTCGCCTACGGCGAGATCATCGGCGACATCGCCGCCGAGTACCCCGAGACCACGTTCGCCGTCGTCGACTCGTCGGTGACCGAGCTGGGTGCCGACAACCTGACCGGTCTGCTCTTCGCCGAGGAGGAGGGTTCCTTCCTCGCCGGCGCGGCTGCCGCGCTCAAGTCCGAGACGGGCCACATCGGCTTCGTCGGCGGCGTGGAGAACCCGCTGATCCAGAAGTTCGAGGCGGGCTACGTGGCGGGGGCCCAGGCGGTGAAGCCGGACATCATCATCGACACCCAGTACATCTCCCCGGCCGGTGACTTCTCCGGCTTCGGTGACCCGGCCCGCGGGCAGATCGTCGCCCAGGGCATGTTCGACGCCGGCGCCGACATCGTCTACCACGCGGCGGGCGGCTCCGGTCAGGGCGTCTTCGAGGCGGCGGCCGCCTCCGGTGGCCGGGCCATCGGGGTCGACTCCGACCAGTACGAGACGGTCGGTGACCCGGCGCTGCAGGCGGTGATCATGACCTCGATGCTGAAGCGGGTCGACAACGCGGTCGAGTCCTTCATCACCGACTACTCCGAGGACGCCGTCGAGGGTGGCACGGACATCGTCAACGACCTGTCCACCGACGGCGTGGGCCTGTCCACGTCCGGCGGGCAGATCGACG
The Modestobacter marinus DNA segment above includes these coding regions:
- a CDS encoding BMP family lipoprotein; translation: MRGMKAAALLLAGSMALAACASDETDAGSGSGSGDGGSAAGEELMVGLAYDTGGRGDKSFNDSAYAGVEAAIEELGGEVQELSPNDDGSDRAELLTQLAEQGYDPVIGVGFAYGEIIGDIAAEYPETTFAVVDSSVTELGADNLTGLLFAEEEGSFLAGAAAALKSETGHIGFVGGVENPLIQKFEAGYVAGAQAVKPDIIIDTQYISPAGDFSGFGDPARGQIVAQGMFDAGADIVYHAAGGSGQGVFEAAAASGGRAIGVDSDQYETVGDPALQAVIMTSMLKRVDNAVESFITDYSEDAVEGGTDIVNDLSTDGVGLSTSGGQIDDIQAQIDEFKQQIIDGEIEVPAIP
- a CDS encoding D-alanyl-D-alanine carboxypeptidase family protein, whose amino-acid sequence is MRRPLLLRRLVAGLVVAGVLLTPAGPALAESPRPTVDPSAPTPTAPHPDGPPQGSAPDGSTVGGERLDTRGVVTAAGAPPLPEGIDAHGWLVADAGTGAVLGARDPHGRYYPASTLKALTLLTLAPVLDPALVVEGTVEDEAVEGSRVGLVRGGQYPVDLLFRALVMQSGNDVANALARAAGGVGPTLAAMNETAAQLGAYDTVAGTPSGLDVAGQSSSPYDLALVLRQLVTDPYSLDVLQTRTAQMPTVGAYEGYQIQNQNTLLSSYPGTLAGKTGFTDAARHTFVVAAERDGRRLVVSVMQAERRPVHELEQARRLLDWGFAVPAGAEAVGRLVEPGEVAAQLAAAETAEQMAAEKTAAQAAAPAVTAAAPDSPVAAAGSTTDTAPLVPAGLAAGALVIVAATVLGRRRAVRRVAPHEPSPGPPGGR